The following nucleotide sequence is from Alteromonas sp. V450.
CCAATGCTAAACCACGAGCCCCTTTCGCTTAACGCAAAAGAGAACGGGTATACTGCGACGTTATCTTTGAAAGGGTTAGAAACAAAAGTGTTTTCGTTTTAGCTACGCGAGATCCGAGCAAGCCCGCATTGCGTGGCTTGCGCTGACAACTTCACCAATTTTACAAGAGAGTCATGTTGAATACGTATGCAGTACGTTGGCCTCCTTTATTTGCAAAGGTAGTATCATCACTCATCGTTCACTTAACGTATCATTAACAAAATGCTGTTGTTTATTTATTCGAATAAGCTTCGCAAACAGGTGGGTACAAAACGCTGATTGAAAAATAGAGCAGCGTCTGAATATGCCAAGGGTTAACAGTGTGATTACGAAATACTAGCGTATTCACTGACTTGTTAGTTTACAGAGCCCCCATTATTAATGAATAACAATAAATAGAGCAAATTATGCAAACAACACAACCGCGCCTTTCTTTTTGGCAAATATGGAATGTAAGCTTTGGTTTTTTAGGCGTTCAATTTGGATTTGCACTCCAAAATGCGAACGTGAGTCGAATTCTTACTGGATTGGGCGCTGATCTTCACTCCCTTTCCTTATTTTGGCTGGTGGCTCCAATAATGGGGCTTATTGTACAGCCTATCGTTGGCGCTGCGTCTGATAGAACGTGGAACAGGTTGGGAAGGCGTCGTCCATTCATTTTAGGCGGCGCGATCGCGGCGTTCATAGGAATGATATTACTGCCAAACGCACCTTTGTTCGTTGCGTTTCTAGCCCCAATGCTCATGGGCGCATTCATGGTAGCACTCATGGATGCATCGTTTAATGTTTGCTTCCAGCCTTTCAGATCTCTGGTATCAGATATGGTGCCGCCTACGCAAAGAAATGTAGGATATTCAATACAGTCATTGCTTATAAACATTGGAGCAGTAATTGGCTCTATTCTTCCTTTTGTTCTTACCAACGTTATCGGCCTTGAAAATACTGCACAAATGGGAGAGGTTGCGCCTTCGGTGATGTGGGCCTTTTATATTGGTGCAACGGTTCTGTTAGGCTCAGTGATTTGGACTGTCATTCGCACTAAAGAGTATTCACCAGAGCAATACAATGAATACAAGGGCGTTTCTGATGAACAACCCGGCGCCAAAACCGTACAGAAGGTATCAGCTTTGTCACGCCTTAAAGGTTTTTTCGCTCTTGTAAAAGATATGCCCAAAACGATGAAACAACTGGCCGTTGTTCAATTTTTCTCTTGGTTTGCGCTGTTTATTATGTGGGTATATACAACGCCAGCAATTACTCAACATATTTGGAACATTGACAAAAATTGGTACGACCCAGCTTATATTGTCGCAGCAGGTGGCGTTCCCGAGTCTGTGAGTGCAGCAATGGGCGCAGCAGGTGATTGGGTTGGTATTTTATTTGCCGCATATTCTGTTTTCGCAGCCATATTTTCAGTATTTCTTGCACGTCTTGCGGATAAATTTGGTCGCAAAACGGTATATGCAGGTTCATTAATTCTTGGGGGTTTAAGCTACGTCAGCTTTTTAATGTTCCAAGATCTTACTCTAGTCAATGTCAATCTTTTGATTACTGAAGTGACAGTACCCGTTGGTGCAGTAAAGCTGCTTATTCCAATGATTGGTGTAGGGATAGCGTGGGCAGCAATTTTAGCAATGCCTTACGCAATGCTGGCAGGCTCGCTTCCAGCAAATAAAACGGGCGTTTATATGGGGATATTCAATTTCACTGTAGCGGCACCTCAAATTGTTTCTGGTTTGACAGCGGGATGGATCCTAAGCAGCTTGTTCGATAACGATGCGAAAAAAATCATCGTGGTTGCGGGTATCTCTATGCTCCTTGGAGCAATAGCTGTCTTCTTTGTAAAAGAAGCCGATTCTGTGCAATCAGCAGTCGACAAAAGCGCTCAATAAGGAGAAAAATAATGGCTTTTAAACGCACTACACTTTCACTTGTTGTTTCTGCACTCATGCTTGCAGGTTGTACGTCACTCACACCGGCTAGTAGCAAAGGCTCGTCGGTTGGGGAAAAACGTTCTACAGATATAATTTCTGGCACCGACATTCCATTCGCCAGTGAGGCCGTTTATTTTGTTGTTACTGACAGATTTGTCGATGGCGACCCAAGCAATAACCATGAAAATCAAGGTGGTGATTACCCAACATGGAGGCTACCTCTTGAAGGGCCAGACGGCCAAATGGCATATGTTGGCTACATGGGGGGAGATTTAAAAGGCATACTAAACAACGCTCAATACATTGCAGACATGGGGTTTACAGCGGTTTGGATGACTCCTGTGCATGATAATCCCGATTATGCGTTTAATGGTGATGAGCCAATTACATATGGCGGTATGTTTAAAGACGGTGGTAAAACGGGATATCATGGCTACTGGGCAACCAATTTTTATCAAGCTGACGAGCACCTTATAAGTTCCGACCTGAGTGTAAAAGATTACACGCAGACTATGCGAAGCAAATTCGGGCTCAAATCAGTTTTCGATATTGTTGGAAATCACGGCAGTCCAAGCTTTTCGATGGAAACAGATTTACCTGGCTACGGCGAAATTTACGATATTAATGGTAAATTAGTTGCGGACCATCAGAATTTACCTCCGCAATCGCTAGATCCTAACAATAATCCGCTACACGCTTTTTTTCATGATTATCCCGATTTGGTAAAGCTTTCAAATCTAAATGATCAAAATCCCAA
It contains:
- a CDS encoding MFS transporter; translation: MQTTQPRLSFWQIWNVSFGFLGVQFGFALQNANVSRILTGLGADLHSLSLFWLVAPIMGLIVQPIVGAASDRTWNRLGRRRPFILGGAIAAFIGMILLPNAPLFVAFLAPMLMGAFMVALMDASFNVCFQPFRSLVSDMVPPTQRNVGYSIQSLLINIGAVIGSILPFVLTNVIGLENTAQMGEVAPSVMWAFYIGATVLLGSVIWTVIRTKEYSPEQYNEYKGVSDEQPGAKTVQKVSALSRLKGFFALVKDMPKTMKQLAVVQFFSWFALFIMWVYTTPAITQHIWNIDKNWYDPAYIVAAGGVPESVSAAMGAAGDWVGILFAAYSVFAAIFSVFLARLADKFGRKTVYAGSLILGGLSYVSFLMFQDLTLVNVNLLITEVTVPVGAVKLLIPMIGVGIAWAAILAMPYAMLAGSLPANKTGVYMGIFNFTVAAPQIVSGLTAGWILSSLFDNDAKKIIVVAGISMLLGAIAVFFVKEADSVQSAVDKSAQ